A part of Pongo pygmaeus isolate AG05252 chromosome 14, NHGRI_mPonPyg2-v2.0_pri, whole genome shotgun sequence genomic DNA contains:
- the LACC1 gene encoding purine nucleoside phosphorylase LACC1, giving the protein MAEAVLIDLFGLKLNSQKNCHQTLLKTLNAVQYHHAAKAKFLCIMCCSNISYERDGEQDNCELETSNGLSALLEEFEIVSCPSMAASLYTIKQKIDERNLSSIKVIVPRNRKTLMKAFIDQLFTDVYNFEFEDLQVTLRGGLFKQSIEINIITAQELRGIQNEIETFLRSLPALRGELTIITSSLIPDIFIHGFTTRTGGISYIPTLSSFNLFSSSKRRDPKVVVQENLRRLANAAGFNVEKFYRIKTHHSNDIWIMGRKEPDSYDGITTNQRGVTIAALGADCIPIVFADPVKKACGVAHAGWKGTLLGVAMATVNAMIAEYGCSLEDIVVVLGPSVGPCCFTLPRESAEAFHNLHPACVQLFDSPNPYIDIRKATRILLERGGILPQNIQDQNQDLNLCTSCHPDKFFSHVRDGLNFGTQIGFISIKE; this is encoded by the exons ATGGCAGAAGCTGTTTTGATTGATCTTTTTGGTTTGAAATTGAACTCTCAAAAAAACTGCCATCAGACATTACTGAAGACTCTGAATGCTGTCCAATACCACCATGCTGCCAAGGCCAAGTTTCTCTGTATAATGTGTTGCAGTAACATCAGCTATGAAAGGGATGGAGAACAAGATAATTGTGAATTAGAAACAAGCAATGGATTATCAGCTCTCTTGGAAGAATTTGAGATTGTTAGCTGTCCCAGCATGGCTGCCTCTTTGTATACCATTAAACAgaaaattgatgaaagaaatctGAGCAGCATTAAGGTAATTGTACCCAGGAACAGGAAGACATTAATGAAAGCTTTTATTGATCAACTCTTCACTGATGTTTACAATTTCGAATTTGAAGATTTGCAAGTGACTTTGAGGGGAGGCCTTTTTAAACAGTCCATTGAAATAAACATAATCACAGCTCAAGAACTAAGAGGAATTCAGaatgaaatagaaacatttttgaGAAGTCTGCCAGCACTGAGAGGAGAATTAACTATTATCACTTCTTCTTTGATCCCAG ATATTTTCATACATGGATTTACTACAAGAACAGGTGGAATATCTTATATACCAACTCTTAGCTCATTCAATCTCTTCAGTAGTTCCAAACGGAGAGATCCCAAGGTAGTGGTTCAAGAAAATCTGCGTAGGTTGGCGAATGCTGCAGGATTTAATGTGGAGAAATTTTACCGAATAAAG ACTCATCATTCCAATGACATCTGGATTATGGGAAGAAAGGAGCCTGACTCTTATGATGGAATAACCACAAATCAGAGAGGAGTCACAATAGCAGCTCTTGGTGCAGACTGTATACCGATAGTTTTTGCAGATCCAGTCAAAAAAGCATGTGGGGTTGCTCACGCTG GTTGGAAAGGTACTTTGTTGGGTGTTGCTATGGCTACAGTGAATGCTATGATAGCAGAATATGGCTGCAGTTTGGAAGACATTGTTGTTGTACTCGGACCTTCAGTAGGACCTTGCTGTTTTACTCTTCCACGGGAATCAGCAGAGGCATTTCATAATCTTCATCCTGCATGTGTACAACTATTTGATTCACCAAATCCCTATATTGACATCCGTAAAGCCACAAG gATTCTTCTAGAACGGGGAGGAATTCTTCCACAGAATATTCAGGACCAGAACCAAGATCTCAACCTCTGTACATCTTGCCATCCTGACAAGTTTTTCTCCCATGTCCGAGATGGCCTTAATTTTGGTACACAGATTGGCTTCATATCAATTAAAGAATGA